The genomic DNA ATTAACTTCTGCCACCGGACAGGAGGCTGTGCAGGTTCCACAGGTGAAACATCTTTGAAAATGTTCCGCTCCGGGTTGAGATGCAATTTCGTTTTTAAAATTAGCGTCCATTTCATTTAAAATAATTTTATCCATAAATAACTCCTTAATTATCCACAAATTTCACGAAAAAAATATTCAATTTGCAATATTCAATTCTAAAACGCTTCCGGGATATTTTTTAATTCTTCATAAGAAAAAACAGGACCATCGATACAAACATATTTCGATCCAATACCACACCTTCCGCATTTACCTATTCCACATTTCATCCTTCTTTCCAGCGAAGTATAAATCTTTTTATCCGGGAATCCGATTTCTTTTAATACAGGAAGAGTGAATTTGATCATGATCGGAGGTCCGCAGACAACAGCCCACGATGTCGGATCAGGAGCAACTTCTTTGGTTATGGTCGGGACAAATCCGCAATGTCCTTTCCAGTTGTCAACCGGAGTATCAATCGTCAGATGTAAGGTCAGATCATCTCTTTTATCCCATATTTTCAGTTCTTCTTTATAGATCAACAAATCCGGATTTCTGGCTCCGTATATGACAGTTATTTCTCCGTAATCATCACGATTTTCGAGAAGATATATTAAAAGAGACCTTAAGGTCGTGAAAGCGAATCCACCACCGATAATGACGATATTTCCACCTTTGAATTTCTCTACCGGATACCAGTTTCCCAAAGGTCCGCGAATACCGACAATATCACCTATTCTTAAATAATGGATTTCATTGGTAACGGAACCGGTTCTGTTCACGGTAAATTTCAATATATCTTTTTCTGTTGGAGAAGATGCTATTCCAAAGGGCGATTCACCTTTTCCTAATATGGAAAATTCACAGAACTGTCCCGGAAGGTAATCAAATTTATCTGCATTATTCACATAAGAAAGATCGAAAGTCTTGAGTGATCTATCGGGATTCTCATCAATAATTTTTTCAACTTTCATGGGAAAGGGAATATAAGTATTTTCCATCTGAATTTCCTTTAAATTTTATAATCCATCGTTACCAATCCCCTGATTGGTAATGCTTTTTCATTGTTACTAATCCCCTGATTAGTAATGTTTTGTGTTCCCAAAGAGGACTTTGGGAACGATGATAAAAATATGAGTCTGCTGCCAAACTGATAATTATCATAATTTATATTCCAGAATTTTTTTTATAACTTCCCGAATATCGACATTTACCGGGCAAACGAGTACACATCTTCCGCAGCCTGTGCAGAGATGCTCCTCATAATTATCCATAAAATAATTATATTTATGCATCACTCTCTGACGAAAACGCTGAACTGACATCGCTCTCGGATTATGACCGGAAGCTTCTTTTGTGAACAATGTGAACATACATGAATCCCAGAGACGAATCCTTTTCCCCTTCTCATTTTTCCCTTCATCCGTAACATCAAAACAGTGACAGGTTGGACAGACAAAAGCACACGCTCCGCAATTTACACACTTTTCACTGATTTCTTCCCAGATCGGTTCATCCCAGATTTTGGAAAGTTTATCAAACAGGTTGGAAATATCAATTTTTTCTGAAAGATAAGATTCTGCTTTTGCCTGCATTTTGGATATTTCCGCAAGCTCCTTTGCAGAAGCTTCTTCAGTTTTATCATATTTATCTAAAACTTTCTTCCCTTTTTCGCTGACAGCTTCCATAAAATAAAAATCCTTTGTATCGACAACGAAAACATCTGAACCTTTTTTCTCGAAAGGACCACCATTAAACCAGTTACAGAAACAAGTTGAAGCAGGCTCGTTGCAGGCAATATTAAAAACTACGGAAGTATTATATTTTTCAATCCAGTATGGATCTTTATACATGTCTTTATCAGGAATCTGATGAGCATTCCCAAAAACTTTATCGAGCATCAGAAAACTCTTTGTATCACAGTTTCTCATTCCCCAGATAGCATAAGGTTTTTCTTTCCTTTCAGGAACTTTCATACCTTCTTCTGTATATTGGAAAAGAACTTCTGCTTGCGGAAAGAAGATTTCTTTAGGAGATTTATCAACATTCAATAAATCGTTCTCGATTTCCTCGATTGAATCGATCTTTTTAAAGGCATATTTCTTACTTACTTTTACCGGAGCATATACACAGAAATCTTTTTTTAGATATTTAATAAAATTCTCAAAGTTACTTTTTTTTATTTTTATCATATTTTTTTACCCTATCCCAATCCTCTTCTAAAAGGAGAGGAAAAAATCGGACTCGACTTGCTACGAAGTGCGAGTTGAGAACAATCTAAACCTCACCTCAAACCTATTCTGAGAAGATCTGTCCATTATACACATCTTTATTGTATCTCGATTTCCACACCTAAAGGAGTGGGTTATTGATCATTAAATATCACAATCTATAACCCCCAACTTCAGGTAGGGAAACACTTTAATTTCATAGATATTCTTCTATTCATTAAGTCCTTTACTGGAAACAACTTCCAGATTTGTGAGTAATGGACAGCAAGAAATCGGACTCGAGAACAATCTCAAATGTCGCAATTCTTAAGTCGCACTCCCTGCGGTCGTTACAACTCAAGTCTTGCTTAATTTATCCCTGAATAAAATCCTGCTTTTCATTTTCACAATAAGTCGCCATTGCCGGTTTTTCATTGATGTCGAGACCGGCAGTAAAATCAAACCTGTCTTTTATCTCTTTTTCCACTTTTTTATTTAAAATGCGCAGATTAAGATCAACCGGGCAGGCAGAAACACAAGCTCCGCAATCGACACACCTGCCGGCAACATGTAAGTTCCTGATCAGATGGAAAATGATAGAATCCGTAACTTCCGGAGTTTTCCCGATCCATTGCGGATCATTATTATCAACGAAACATTCATTGCAATAGCAGGAGGGACAAACATTTCGACAGGCATAACACCTGATGCATTTGGAATATTCTTCAGTGATATAATTCCATCTCTCATCAGCTGATCTTTTTTCAAAATCGATCACATCTTGATATTCATTTTTTACATTTACTTCTTTCCTGGCTTTTCCGATAAACAAGTCATACACGGGAGCATCGGGATATTTACAGGAAAGGCAGGAATCACAAAGAATTTCTTTTAAAGGAACAGATTTTTCAAAATTGCGACCTTTCAATAAAATGTTATCATCAATAATTTTCGTTTCTAAAACTTCCTGATCATCAACCTGATGTTTTATTTTTTTCTTCTCGATAATTCCCTGACAGGGAACTCCAATAATAAAGATGTTCTCTCTTTTTACCTGTTTTTCAACCGTATATAGGACAATTGATCTGGCATCACAACCTTTAACTATGATCCCGATCTTCTTGAATTCTTTTCTTAATTTCCGTTTGTCTTTGGTTAGATAAACCGATAAATTATTTCTACAGGTATGATCAAAGATCAATTTATCGACATCATCTTCGGTTTTCATAAATAGAGGTGTGGAAGTCAATGGTAATGAACCTTTTTGCCATCCGATCACTAAATCAACTTTTTTTTCTTGAAGAAGTTTTTTTACCTTATCTCTTAATTCCGGCAGCATTATTTTGCTCCTTTGACAAGTCGTTTGGCAGGACCAATTTTTTTAACTTCATTAGAAATTTTCGTGACTACATCGGCAAATCGTTCACCTTCCCCGGCAGAAATCCAGGAGAATTGAACTCTTTCCGGTTCTATCCCAATATACTCCAATAAAGGTTTTATCGTAGCATAACGCCTACGAGCGATAAAATTACCTGACAGGTAATGACAATCTCCGGGATGTCAGCCGGAAACGAGAAGACCGTCGAATCCGCTTTGAAGAGTTTTCATGATGAATAATGGATCGACTCTTCCCGAACAAGGAATCCGGACGACCCGAACATTGGGCGGATACTGGATGCGGGAAACTCCTGCCAGATCCGCACCTGCATAAGAACACCAGTTACATAAAAGAGCCAGAATTTTAGGCTGCCAATCTTTCATATTTTCTCCGAATTTTTTTAGCAACGAACAAAACTAACAAAACGAACTTTTTGTTTTAAAATTTTATTCATCGCCTTTTATTATTTATGAACAAATATAAACTTCCTCAATTCTCAATTAAAATTTACCATGCTTTTATAACATAAATCTTGCCTATTTTCAGAAATAATTATTTTATTCTGTTCGTCTTGTTCGTTTTGTTCGCTGCTTTTATTTTCCCAAAACATCGACCAGATCCAAAGCTTCAAAAGTAGAGAAAAGCTGCTCATTGCTGAATCCTCTTAAATCCAAAGCACTACACCTGCAAGCAGCAACACAAGCTCCGCAACCTTTGCACAAAGCTTCGTTTACAACCGCAATTTCCTTTTCCAAATCTACTTCGATAGCATTAAAAGCACAAATTTCTTCACAATAACCGCAACCAGTACATCGATTTTCATTAACTTCGGTAATCGTACCTTCCGCGAGAATCTCCGTTTTGTTCAAGAAGGTTAATGCTCGACTGGCAGCAGCTTTGGCTTGCATCATGCTTTCATCCATATCTTTTGGACTATGGGCAAGTCCCGCGACAAAAACTCCATCCGTGGCAAAATCGACAGGACGAAGTTTGACATGAGCTTCCAGAAACATTCCGTCAGCATTCAAAGGAACTTTCAGCATTCGTGCTAAATCGATATTTTCCGGGCGTGCATCTACTGCTGTTGATAGAACTAAAAGGTCAGCTTCAATTTCTACTTCATTGTCAATGATCGGATCGAACACATTAACTTTAAGCCTGCTGTTTGGATCGACTTTATCAATAAGTTTAACTTCCGGTTTACTTTCCGGAGTATAATTTATAAACATAGCTCCCTGATCACGAATTTGGGAATAGTATTTTTCTCTAAAACCATAAGTTCTTATATCTCTGTAAATTATGTAAATGTTTACAGCAGGGACTAATTGCTTAAGAGTAAGAGCATTTTTAATCGCTTTGGTGCAGCAAATTCGGCTGCAATACATGCGATCCTGCTCACGAGAACCGACACATTGAATGATCACTACATTCTTCGGTTTCCCTTCCGGAAATTCCTTTTTATGAAGGATTTCCTCAAACTCAACCTGGGTTATGATCCTTCCTGATTTTCCATATTGATATTCCTTTGTCTTATGTTCTTCGGCTCCTGTAGTAATGACTACAACTCCGTGTTCAAAATCTTGTTCTTTTTTAGTTGTCTTATTTTTAATTGTAGTTTTAAAATTTCCGACATAGCCATCTATTTTTTGAATATCGGAATTTTTAAAGACATGGATCAATTTGTTTTTAGAAACATTTTCGATAAAGTCTTGCAGTAATTTTTGCGGATCTTTGCCAAAATTAAAATAAATATTTCTGAGATTTCCACCAAGTTCTTCTTCTCTCTCAACAAGATATACTTCATGACCGGCAGTTGCCAGAGATTGAGCAGCAGTCATTCCGGAAAGTCCTGCTCCAATCACGAGGGCTTTGGGATTTATCGAGATGGGAAGTCTTTTTAAAGGTGTAAGATTGCGAGCTTTTCCAACTCCCATATTCACCAGATCTTTGGATTTTGCAGTTGCCAGTTCCGGTTCGTTCATGTGTGCCCATGAACATTGATCGCGAATATTTGCCATTTCAAAAAGATAAGGATTCAAGCCCGCTTCACTGATCGTTTCCCGGAAAAGCGGCTCATGAGTTCTGGGTGTGCAGGCAGCAACTACTACCCGATTCAAGTTATGTTCTTTTATTCTCTCTTTGATCGTATTCATACAATCTTGGGAGCAGGCATACATCAAATCTTCTGAATGTTCGACATTGGGAAGACCTTTAGCATATTCAGCCACATCTTTGACATCCACAACTCCGGCAATGTTGATCCCGCAATGACAGATAAAAGTTCCGATACGAGGTCTTTCTCCAATTACATCTTTTTCCGGAACAGCATCCTTTTTCTCGGTAATTTCCTGCCTTTCCAGCCTTAAATATTTAACTGCTTCAGCAACGGCTCCGGATGCTGATATAACAGATTCCGGAATATCTTTGGGAGCGTTCATAGCCCCGCAAACATAAATTCCTTCCTTTGAAGTCCGGAGAGGAGTAAAAGCATCTGAACGGCAAAAACCGTATTCATTCACTTTAATATCGAGTCGTTCAGCAAGTTCCCATGAATTTTTTCTCGGTTGTAATCCAACAGAAAGGACAACCATATCAAATTCTGCAAATTGAAGTTTACCGTTTTCCAGAACATACCTTAAATTCAGATTCCCATTTTGTAACTCATTAATTTCCGATACTTTTGATTTAATGAATTTGATCCCGTATTGAGATTTTGCTTTCTCATAATATTTATCAAAATCTTTTCCAAAAGCCCGGATATCCATATAGAAAACAGAAGGTTGCAGTCCTTTCAGATGTTCTTTGCAGATTATCGCTTCTTTGATGGCGAACATACAGCAAGCAGACGAACAATAGTCATGATCGATACTTTCATCCCTGGAACCAACACATTGGATGAAAGCAATACTTTTCGGTTCTTTATCGTCAGAAGCTCTTTTGACATGACCCATAAAAGGACCGGAAGCAGAAAGCATCCGTTCGAATTCAAGAGAAGTAACAACATTTTTATAGCGTTTATATCCAAACTGACCGATATGGATCGGATTATAAGCGTCGATCCCGGAAGCAAGAATAACAGCCCCAACTTTGATCTTCAGGTTTTTATCTTTATCAGCAAAATTAATCGCACCTGCCGGACAGACTTTTTCACAAATCCGGCAAACACCTTTGGTCAGGAAAAGACAGTGATTTTTATCGATCGTATATTCGGAAGGAATGCTCTGCAGGAAATAACGGGATATAGCTCCTCGTTTACGGAGATCCATATCGAATTCATCATTGAGTTTGATCGGACATTTCTCTTCACAAAGCCCGCACGCAACACATTTTTCAGGATCAACATACTTCGCATGTTCAATAACTTCGACCGTAAAATCTCCGGGATTTCCCATAACCGAATTTACTGTTGATTTAATATGGATCTTGATATTGGGATGACGGGCACATTCGCTCATTTTAGGAGCGAGGATACACATGGAGCAGTCATTCGTCGGAAAAGTTTTATCAAGTTGCGGCATTCTCCCGCCAATAGTAGAAGATTCTTCGATCAGATGAACATTTAAACCCATCTCTGCCAGATCGAGAGAAGCCTGGATTCCAGCTATTCCTGCTCCCACGACCATTACTGATCTGCTTTTTAAACTCATAAATTATCCTTTATTATCTGACCTTCCGAATGGTTTCTGCCAGAGAAATTCTCCTTGCTTGACCTTCGGAATGGTTGAAATAGTTGAATCAGTTGAACCGATTTTAACCATTGCGAAGGTCTCATAATCTTGATTGTTTATTTGAAAGAATTTCAAGATTTTACCTCGACCATTCGCAAGGTCTCCTCAACCTTACAAAAAAATCCTCTTTTTTGTTGGATTTTCACCTTTACTTTGAATCATTTCTGTAAATTCGGTTGAGACTTGAGCAAATTTCTGTCCTTCGGAAGCAGAAATCCAGGTCAACCTAAATCTTCCATCATCAAGATTCAACGATTCAAAGACTTTTTTGACGATCGCCATTCTTCTGCGAGTATGATAATTACCAACCTGGTAATGACAATCTCCGGGATGTCAACCACCGACCAGAACACCGTCTGCTCCGCGCAAATAAGATTTGATCAAAAATACAGGGTCGATCCTGCTGGAACACATAACTTTGATGGGAAGGATCGCAGTCGGATATTGCATCCTGTTGATCCCGGCCAGATCTGCTCCAGTATAGGAACACCATTTACATAAAAAACTGACGATTTTTGGTGAGAAGTCCTTTTTCATAAATTATTTCCTTTATCCTTAAAAATCACAAACAACAAATCCCAAAAAATAAATAAATTCCAAATACAAATATCAAAATAACAAACGAACCGATGCTTCGATTTGTTTTGAATTTGATATTTTGATCATTGTTATTTATTTGAATTTTGTTATTTTGAATTTCATCTTCATTTCCCCAATTCCTCAAATTCTTCTTCTTTATAGATCATGACCGGAATTTCTTCTTCCACATTCCTTCCTGGCACAAAATCAAATAAACCTGCAACCTGTTCTCCTGTTTTCTTGAAAACAGCAGCTACCGGAATATCAGCAGGACAAACATCGGAACATTGACCGCAGGCAACACAGGAAAAACTCATATGGGAAAGTCTCCCAAGATGGAAAAAAAGAGTATCCGGTGGAAGTCTGATCGCACCTTTCTGTTCCAATTCTCTTTCCAAAATCGGAGTGTTATAATCAAAATTAAAAGAATCAAAATCGCAAAGCGTGCAGTAACAGATCGGGCAAACGCTGTTACAGCCGTGACATCCGATACATTTCCCGAAAATATCGATCAGACCATCGAGTTTTGTTTGAGAATTATCTATTTGAGAAAAAAGATTTTCCTTTTCTAATTTTCGTTTTTTTAGTAGCGGATCAAGTTTGGAAAGATCAAATTTTTCATCAGAAACTTGTGCATCAAAACCTTCTGCAAATTTCACAGCTTTTTCCGAATGAAGATACATTTTACAAGTTTTCTGATCTTCTCCCACGAGCGAGATCAGAATATCGGAATTCTCGGGAGCAAAATGTTCACAAGCTTTGCAGGTCGGTCTTATTTCAGGATGAATTTCACTTTTTTTTGCAGCTTCCCAATAATCCGGAAGATGTTTTTCGATTTCTCCTGAAGCATTCATTTTTATCGGGAAAACACCGCTGCAGGAAGATGAGATCAGCAGGAAATTGTCAAGTGTTCCCTGCTCTCTTTTCGCAAGTTCGATAAATGCCCTGAATTCACAGGGTTTGGTCACAACTGCGATTGGTTTTTCGAGAGGAGTGAAGCGAGAGAGGATTTGTCCTGCATTTGCCGGCATTAAAGGCATTAAAGGAGCAATTTCATCGAGATTTTCCTGATCCGTTATCAAGCCGTAATCTACTGAGCCTTTATCATTGATCTTCCTTAATGAAAATATCCCACTAACTTTCTTTTTTTCCAGGAGGAAATGTAAAAATTCTTTGAGGGCTATTTCAGGTTCTTTATTGATCGTTAATAATTTGTTCATGATGTCTCTCCTCCCGGTTCAGCACTTTTCACAAGTTTACCCAGTTCTCCCAGTTCATCCAATTTATAATCCCGCATTGGAAGTGCATCACCGATGTTTTCACCAGCAATATAATCAAAAGTCTTCTGAGTTTTAGAAGCAACATAACTGAAAATCTTGGAAACAGGAATATTCACGGGACATGCATCGGAACATAAACCACATGAAACACAGGAAAGACTCATGTGAGACATTCTGCCGGTATGGAACATCAATCTATCGAGAGGAAATGCCAATCCTCCTTTGTTCTCTGCTCTGATCAATATTAAATCGGAATTCGGTTTGGAAACAGAAGTATCGAAATAACACTGACGGCAATAACAGATCGGGCATGAACTCTGGCAATTATGACAACCAATGCAATTTGCAAATGTTTCTTTCAAATTTGAAAAACCATCAACCATGGAACTGATTGTTCGATAAGATTCGGTTTTATTCTTTTCTCTTTGTTTCTTAACAACTGCAATATTTTTTTCCCATTTATTAAGATTTTCAGATCGTTCTATTTCGAGATTTTTTAAAATTTCAGAGCCTTTTTCATTGTTGGATATAAATAATATTTTCCCATCATCAAATCCAAAATGAATGTCACTTGCAGAATTTGAGAATTTATCACAGATCTGGCAAACAGGTTTAATATCCTTTGAATTCCAATCTTTTTCATTTAGAATTTTATTGAAAACCTGCTCCCCTTTTTCCGGATCGGAAATATAATCCTGCATGGGAAGAGCTCCGGGACAATCATAACTTAAGAGAATAATATCAGCTAAATTGATCTGCTTCAATTTGGATAATTCAATAGTTGCTCGAATTTCACAAGGTCGCATTAAGACTGCTATCTTAAATTTTCCTTTTCCTTTACGAGTATATCTTTTCAGAGCTTTGGCAGCATTTACCGGCATGATCGGAGCAAGCGG from Candidatus Cloacimonadota bacterium includes the following:
- a CDS encoding 4Fe-4S dicluster domain-containing protein, which encodes MLPELRDKVKKLLQEKKVDLVIGWQKGSLPLTSTPLFMKTEDDVDKLIFDHTCRNNLSVYLTKDKRKLRKEFKKIGIIVKGCDARSIVLYTVEKQVKRENIFIIGVPCQGIIEKKKIKHQVDDQEVLETKIIDDNILLKGRNFEKSVPLKEILCDSCLSCKYPDAPVYDLFIGKARKEVNVKNEYQDVIDFEKRSADERWNYITEEYSKCIRCYACRNVCPSCYCNECFVDNNDPQWIGKTPEVTDSIIFHLIRNLHVAGRCVDCGACVSACPVDLNLRILNKKVEKEIKDRFDFTAGLDINEKPAMATYCENEKQDFIQG
- a CDS encoding CoB--CoM heterodisulfide reductase iron-sulfur subunit A family protein; the protein is MSLKSRSVMVVGAGIAGIQASLDLAEMGLNVHLIEESSTIGGRMPQLDKTFPTNDCSMCILAPKMSECARHPNIKIHIKSTVNSVMGNPGDFTVEVIEHAKYVDPEKCVACGLCEEKCPIKLNDEFDMDLRKRGAISRYFLQSIPSEYTIDKNHCLFLTKGVCRICEKVCPAGAINFADKDKNLKIKVGAVILASGIDAYNPIHIGQFGYKRYKNVVTSLEFERMLSASGPFMGHVKRASDDKEPKSIAFIQCVGSRDESIDHDYCSSACCMFAIKEAIICKEHLKGLQPSVFYMDIRAFGKDFDKYYEKAKSQYGIKFIKSKVSEINELQNGNLNLRYVLENGKLQFAEFDMVVLSVGLQPRKNSWELAERLDIKVNEYGFCRSDAFTPLRTSKEGIYVCGAMNAPKDIPESVISASGAVAEAVKYLRLERQEITEKKDAVPEKDVIGERPRIGTFICHCGINIAGVVDVKDVAEYAKGLPNVEHSEDLMYACSQDCMNTIKERIKEHNLNRVVVAACTPRTHEPLFRETISEAGLNPYLFEMANIRDQCSWAHMNEPELATAKSKDLVNMGVGKARNLTPLKRLPISINPKALVIGAGLSGMTAAQSLATAGHEVYLVEREEELGGNLRNIYFNFGKDPQKLLQDFIENVSKNKLIHVFKNSDIQKIDGYVGNFKTTIKNKTTKKEQDFEHGVVVITTGAEEHKTKEYQYGKSGRIITQVEFEEILHKKEFPEGKPKNVVIIQCVGSREQDRMYCSRICCTKAIKNALTLKQLVPAVNIYIIYRDIRTYGFREKYYSQIRDQGAMFINYTPESKPEVKLIDKVDPNSRLKVNVFDPIIDNEVEIEADLLVLSTAVDARPENIDLARMLKVPLNADGMFLEAHVKLRPVDFATDGVFVAGLAHSPKDMDESMMQAKAAASRALTFLNKTEILAEGTITEVNENRCTGCGYCEEICAFNAIEVDLEKEIAVVNEALCKGCGACVAACRCSALDLRGFSNEQLFSTFEALDLVDVLGK
- a CDS encoding coenzyme F420 hydrogenase, which gives rise to MNKLLTINKEPEIALKEFLHFLLEKKKVSGIFSLRKINDKGSVDYGLITDQENLDEIAPLMPLMPANAGQILSRFTPLEKPIAVVTKPCEFRAFIELAKREQGTLDNFLLISSSCSGVFPIKMNASGEIEKHLPDYWEAAKKSEIHPEIRPTCKACEHFAPENSDILISLVGEDQKTCKMYLHSEKAVKFAEGFDAQVSDEKFDLSKLDPLLKKRKLEKENLFSQIDNSQTKLDGLIDIFGKCIGCHGCNSVCPICYCTLCDFDSFNFDYNTPILERELEQKGAIRLPPDTLFFHLGRLSHMSFSCVACGQCSDVCPADIPVAAVFKKTGEQVAGLFDFVPGRNVEEEIPVMIYKEEEFEELGK
- a CDS encoding 4Fe-4S dicluster domain-containing protein; protein product: MIKIKKSNFENFIKYLKKDFCVYAPVKVSKKYAFKKIDSIEEIENDLLNVDKSPKEIFFPQAEVLFQYTEEGMKVPERKEKPYAIWGMRNCDTKSFLMLDKVFGNAHQIPDKDMYKDPYWIEKYNTSVVFNIACNEPASTCFCNWFNGGPFEKKGSDVFVVDTKDFYFMEAVSEKGKKVLDKYDKTEEASAKELAEISKMQAKAESYLSEKIDISNLFDKLSKIWDEPIWEEISEKCVNCGACAFVCPTCHCFDVTDEGKNEKGKRIRLWDSCMFTLFTKEASGHNPRAMSVQRFRQRVMHKYNYFMDNYEEHLCTGCGRCVLVCPVNVDIREVIKKILEYKL
- a CDS encoding heterodisulfide reductase subunit F, producing MENTYIPFPMKVEKIIDENPDRSLKTFDLSYVNNADKFDYLPGQFCEFSILGKGESPFGIASSPTEKDILKFTVNRTGSVTNEIHYLRIGDIVGIRGPLGNWYPVEKFKGGNIVIIGGGFAFTTLRSLLIYLLENRDDYGEITVIYGARNPDLLIYKEELKIWDKRDDLTLHLTIDTPVDNWKGHCGFVPTITKEVAPDPTSWAVVCGPPIMIKFTLPVLKEIGFPDKKIYTSLERRMKCGIGKCGRCGIGSKYVCIDGPVFSYEELKNIPEAF